The following are encoded in a window of Eschrichtius robustus isolate mEscRob2 chromosome 1, mEscRob2.pri, whole genome shotgun sequence genomic DNA:
- the PIF1 gene encoding ATP-dependent DNA helicase PIF1 isoform X1 — protein MLSGTEAAAAECADAELRCRVAVEELSPGGQPRRRQALRTAELRLGRNERRELMLRLQAPGPAGRPRCFPLRAARLFTRFAASGRSTLRLPADGAPRTGAVQLLLSDCPPDRLRRFLRTLRLKLATAPGPGPASARTQLLGPRPRDFVTISPVQPEELRRAAATCVTDSTPVKQPTEPRSGAKPSTEVRRWPLPVKKLSLPPTKPELSREQAAVLRVVLKGQSIFFTGSAGSGGQSGCGENSGVLGWRRSGPDFALCPGTGKSYLLKRILGSLPPTGTVATASTGVAACHIGGTTLHAFAVSLTGIGSGQAPLAQCVALAQRPGVRQSWLNCQRLVIDEISMVEADLFDKLEAVARAVRQQNKPFGGIQLIICGDFLQLPPVTKGSQPPQFCFQAKSWRRCVPVTLELTEVWRQTDETFISLLQAVRLGRCSDEVTRQLRATAAHRVGRDGIVATRLCTHQDDVALTNERQLQKLPGEVHSFEAMDSDPEQARTLDAQCPVSQLLQLKLGAQVMLVKNLAVSRGLVNGARGVVVGFEAEGRGLPQVRFLCGVTEVIRADRWMVQATGGRLLSRQQLPLQLAWAISIHKSQGMSLDCVEISLGRVFASGQAYVALSRARSLQGLCVLDFDPMVVRCDPRVLSFYATLRQDRGLSLVRGSHPMVGHVAMGSLGARTEGRPKDHGEGVAEPPLAPLAAGARGRRCWPPGYDSGVAQAHDWVSLALI, from the exons ATGCTGTCGGGCACCGAGGCAGCGGCAGCGGAATGCGCGGACGCGGAGCTGCGGTGCCGTGTTGCTGTGGAGGAGTTGAGCCCGGGCGGGCAGCCGCGAAGGCGCCAGGCCCTACGCACCGCGGAGCTGAGACTGGGTCGTAACGAGCGCCGCGAGTTGATGCTGAGGCTGCAGGCGCCCGGGCCCGCGGGGCGGCCGCGGTGCTTTCCCCTGCGCGCCGCGCGCCTCTTCACGCGCTTCGCCGCGTCCGGGCGCAGCACTCTTCGGCTTCCAGCCGACGGCGCTCCCCGGACCGGCGCCGTGCAGCTGCTGCTCTCCGACTGCCCCCCTGACCGCCTGCGCCGCTTCCTGCGCACTCTGCGCCTCAAGCTGGCCACGGCCCCGGGTCCCGGGCCGGCCTCCGCCCGCACGCAGCTGCTTGGCCCGCGGCCCCGCGACTTCGTCACCATCAGCCCGGTGCAGCCCGAGGAGCTGCGGCGCGCGGCGGCCACTTGTGTCACGGACTCCACGCCGGTGAAGCAGCCCACGGAGCCCCGGTCGGGGGCCAAGCCCAGCACC GAAGTCCGAAGGTGGCCCCTGCCTGTGAAGAAGCTGAGCTTGCCCCCCACCAAACCAGAGCTTTCCAGGGAACAGGCTGCTGTGCTGAGGGTTGTCCTGAAAGGCCAGAGCATTTTCTTCACTGGGAGTGCAGGTAGTGGGGGGCAGAGTGGGTGTGGGGAGAACAGTGGTGTGCTAGGATGGAGGAGAAGTGGCCCTGACTTTGCCCTCTGCCCAGGGACGGGGAAATCTTATCTGCTGAAGCGTATCCTGGGCTCACTGCCTCCCACAGGCACTGTGGCCACTGCCAGCACTGGGGTGGCAGCCTGCCACATCGGGGGTACTACCCTCCATGCCTTTGCAG TGTCACTCACAGGCATTGGCTCGggccaggctcccctggcccagtGTGTGGCCCTGGCCCAGCGGCCAGGTGTGCGGCAGAGCTGGCTGAACTGCCAGCGGCTAGTCATTGATGAGATCTCCATGGTGGAAGCGGACCTATTTGACAAGCTGGAGGCTGTGGCCAG AGCTGTCCGGCAGCAGAACAAGCCATTCGGAGGGATCCAGCTTATCATCTGTGGGGACTTCCTGCAGCTGCCGCCTGTAACCAAGGGATCCCAGCCCCCGCAGTTCTGCTTCCAG GCCAAGAGCTGGAGGAGATGTGTCCCAGTGACCCTGGAGCTGACAGAGGTGTGGAGGCAGACGGACGAGACCTTCATCTCTCTGCTGCAAGCTGTGCGGCTGGGCAG GTGCTCAGATGAGGTCACCCGCCAGCTCCGGGCCACGGCTGCCCACAGGGTGGGGCGAGATGGGATTGTGGCCACGAGGCTCTGCACCCACCAGGATGATGTGGCCCTTACCAACGAGAGGCAGCTGCAGAAACTACCAG GTGAGGTACACAGCTTTGAGGCCATGGACAGTGATCCTGAGCAAGCCCGGACCCTGGATGCCCAGTGTCCCGTCAGCCAGCTCCTTCAGCTAAAGCTGGGGGCTCAG GTGATGCTGGTGAAGAACTTGGCAGTGTCTCGGGGCCTGGTAAATGGTGCCCGAGGGGTGGTAGTTGGGTTCGAAGCCGAGGGGAGAG GGCTGCCCCAGGTGCGGTTCCTGTGTGGAGTCACCGAGGTCATCCGTGCTGACCGCTGGATGGTGCAGGCCACTGGGGGCCGGCTTCTCAGCCGGCAGCAGCTGCCCCTCCAGCTGGCCTGGGCCATATCCATCCACAAGAGCCAG GGCATGTCCCTGGATTGCGTGGAGATCTCTCTGGGCCGTGTGTTTGCCAGCGGCCAGGCCTATGTGGCCCTTTCCCGGGCCCGCAGCCTGCAGGGCCTGTGTGTGTTGGACTTTGACCCCATGGTGGTTCGCTGTGACCCCCGTGTGCTGAGCTTCTATGCTACCCTGCGGCAGGACAGGGGCCTCAGCCTGGTAAGAGGGAGTCACCCAATGGTGGGCCATGTGGCCATGGGCAGCCTGGGAGCTAGGACAGAGGGAAGGCCAAAGGAccatggggagggggtggcagagCCTCCTCTGGCTCCGTTGGCAGCAggggcaagaggaaggagatgctGGCCCCCAGGCTATGACTCGGGGGTGGCACAAGCCCATGACTGGGTTTCTCTGGCTCTGATATAG
- the PIF1 gene encoding ATP-dependent DNA helicase PIF1 isoform X2, whose product MLSGTEAAAAECADAELRCRVAVEELSPGGQPRRRQALRTAELRLGRNERRELMLRLQAPGPAGRPRCFPLRAARLFTRFAASGRSTLRLPADGAPRTGAVQLLLSDCPPDRLRRFLRTLRLKLATAPGPGPASARTQLLGPRPRDFVTISPVQPEELRRAAATCVTDSTPVKQPTEPRSGAKPSTEVRRWPLPVKKLSLPPTKPELSREQAAVLRVVLKGQSIFFTGSAGSGGQSGCGENSGVLGWRRSGPDFALCPGTGKSYLLKRILGSLPPTGTVATASTGVAACHIGGTTLHAFAGIGSGQAPLAQCVALAQRPGVRQSWLNCQRLVIDEISMVEADLFDKLEAVARAVRQQNKPFGGIQLIICGDFLQLPPVTKGSQPPQFCFQAKSWRRCVPVTLELTEVWRQTDETFISLLQAVRLGRCSDEVTRQLRATAAHRVGRDGIVATRLCTHQDDVALTNERQLQKLPGEVHSFEAMDSDPEQARTLDAQCPVSQLLQLKLGAQVMLVKNLAVSRGLVNGARGVVVGFEAEGRGLPQVRFLCGVTEVIRADRWMVQATGGRLLSRQQLPLQLAWAISIHKSQGMSLDCVEISLGRVFASGQAYVALSRARSLQGLCVLDFDPMVVRCDPRVLSFYATLRQDRGLSLVRGSHPMVGHVAMGSLGARTEGRPKDHGEGVAEPPLAPLAAGARGRRCWPPGYDSGVAQAHDWVSLALI is encoded by the exons ATGCTGTCGGGCACCGAGGCAGCGGCAGCGGAATGCGCGGACGCGGAGCTGCGGTGCCGTGTTGCTGTGGAGGAGTTGAGCCCGGGCGGGCAGCCGCGAAGGCGCCAGGCCCTACGCACCGCGGAGCTGAGACTGGGTCGTAACGAGCGCCGCGAGTTGATGCTGAGGCTGCAGGCGCCCGGGCCCGCGGGGCGGCCGCGGTGCTTTCCCCTGCGCGCCGCGCGCCTCTTCACGCGCTTCGCCGCGTCCGGGCGCAGCACTCTTCGGCTTCCAGCCGACGGCGCTCCCCGGACCGGCGCCGTGCAGCTGCTGCTCTCCGACTGCCCCCCTGACCGCCTGCGCCGCTTCCTGCGCACTCTGCGCCTCAAGCTGGCCACGGCCCCGGGTCCCGGGCCGGCCTCCGCCCGCACGCAGCTGCTTGGCCCGCGGCCCCGCGACTTCGTCACCATCAGCCCGGTGCAGCCCGAGGAGCTGCGGCGCGCGGCGGCCACTTGTGTCACGGACTCCACGCCGGTGAAGCAGCCCACGGAGCCCCGGTCGGGGGCCAAGCCCAGCACC GAAGTCCGAAGGTGGCCCCTGCCTGTGAAGAAGCTGAGCTTGCCCCCCACCAAACCAGAGCTTTCCAGGGAACAGGCTGCTGTGCTGAGGGTTGTCCTGAAAGGCCAGAGCATTTTCTTCACTGGGAGTGCAGGTAGTGGGGGGCAGAGTGGGTGTGGGGAGAACAGTGGTGTGCTAGGATGGAGGAGAAGTGGCCCTGACTTTGCCCTCTGCCCAGGGACGGGGAAATCTTATCTGCTGAAGCGTATCCTGGGCTCACTGCCTCCCACAGGCACTGTGGCCACTGCCAGCACTGGGGTGGCAGCCTGCCACATCGGGGGTACTACCCTCCATGCCTTTGCAG GCATTGGCTCGggccaggctcccctggcccagtGTGTGGCCCTGGCCCAGCGGCCAGGTGTGCGGCAGAGCTGGCTGAACTGCCAGCGGCTAGTCATTGATGAGATCTCCATGGTGGAAGCGGACCTATTTGACAAGCTGGAGGCTGTGGCCAG AGCTGTCCGGCAGCAGAACAAGCCATTCGGAGGGATCCAGCTTATCATCTGTGGGGACTTCCTGCAGCTGCCGCCTGTAACCAAGGGATCCCAGCCCCCGCAGTTCTGCTTCCAG GCCAAGAGCTGGAGGAGATGTGTCCCAGTGACCCTGGAGCTGACAGAGGTGTGGAGGCAGACGGACGAGACCTTCATCTCTCTGCTGCAAGCTGTGCGGCTGGGCAG GTGCTCAGATGAGGTCACCCGCCAGCTCCGGGCCACGGCTGCCCACAGGGTGGGGCGAGATGGGATTGTGGCCACGAGGCTCTGCACCCACCAGGATGATGTGGCCCTTACCAACGAGAGGCAGCTGCAGAAACTACCAG GTGAGGTACACAGCTTTGAGGCCATGGACAGTGATCCTGAGCAAGCCCGGACCCTGGATGCCCAGTGTCCCGTCAGCCAGCTCCTTCAGCTAAAGCTGGGGGCTCAG GTGATGCTGGTGAAGAACTTGGCAGTGTCTCGGGGCCTGGTAAATGGTGCCCGAGGGGTGGTAGTTGGGTTCGAAGCCGAGGGGAGAG GGCTGCCCCAGGTGCGGTTCCTGTGTGGAGTCACCGAGGTCATCCGTGCTGACCGCTGGATGGTGCAGGCCACTGGGGGCCGGCTTCTCAGCCGGCAGCAGCTGCCCCTCCAGCTGGCCTGGGCCATATCCATCCACAAGAGCCAG GGCATGTCCCTGGATTGCGTGGAGATCTCTCTGGGCCGTGTGTTTGCCAGCGGCCAGGCCTATGTGGCCCTTTCCCGGGCCCGCAGCCTGCAGGGCCTGTGTGTGTTGGACTTTGACCCCATGGTGGTTCGCTGTGACCCCCGTGTGCTGAGCTTCTATGCTACCCTGCGGCAGGACAGGGGCCTCAGCCTGGTAAGAGGGAGTCACCCAATGGTGGGCCATGTGGCCATGGGCAGCCTGGGAGCTAGGACAGAGGGAAGGCCAAAGGAccatggggagggggtggcagagCCTCCTCTGGCTCCGTTGGCAGCAggggcaagaggaaggagatgctGGCCCCCAGGCTATGACTCGGGGGTGGCACAAGCCCATGACTGGGTTTCTCTGGCTCTGATATAG